Part of the Eubacterium sp. 1001713B170207_170306_E7 genome, GAGTCAAACAGACAGAAATAGCGCCAAATAACAAAAACGCTTTAGTGGTAGCCATTGCAGAATACACAGGTGGCACCGCACAATTTACCATTGGCTTTGATCAAAATATGAAAATTGATAATTTTTTCATTAAATAGTAATGGCAGGACAAACCAATGAACCTAACACCATTTACCTTTTTAATACCGGTCCTTTGTACAGTTTTCGGCGGCCTCTTTTTATGGCATCCGCCTAAGGATATCAAGGGCCTGTATGGTTACCGCACGTCCCGCGCTATGAAGAACGAAGATACCTGGAAATTTGCGCATACAGTTGCCGGGAAAATCTGGCTGATTATGGGACTGGTCATGCTGATGGTACTGGGGCTTGCCCTGCTGCTGTTCAGAGAACAGTATGCAGAGGTGTCGCTCTATATCCAGATTTCTCAGGATGTGCTGTTGATTTTATCGTTTTTTTCTGTGGAAAAAGCGCTGGAAAATACCTTTGATGCGGATGGAAATCGAAAATAGGGGTATAAATTTAAGACATCGTGATCATCGTCACGGTGTCTTTTTCGATTTCGTTATAAAATTAACGTAAAGAACGAGTTGATCCAAAGGAGGCTAATATGGGTTACCAGATAAAAACAGAGGATTTTGATGCGGTTTTAAAAGACCTGTCTCAGCATTACCGGATTTTTGCGCCGCGCCTGTATCGGGGGGCCGGAGCGTTTTCGGACACAGACCGTGTGGAGTACGGTGAGGTTGGCAGTGTTGGGGACATAGAATTTGACCAAAAGAGCGATTTTTCATTTAAGGAAGTGTTGTTCCCCCAGTCTGAGGTATTGTTTTACTTTACAGAGGATGAGGTTAAAACAGCCAGTGAGGAGCCAAAGGGAAATATTATTTTTCTGAGAAGCTGTGATCTGCACGCAGTGCGCCGGTTTGACGAAATCTATTTAAAAAACGGCTTTGAGGATATTTATTACGCGAGGCTGCGTGAAAAGACAAAATTTGTGCTGATGGGCTGTCCGCAGAGCTTTGAAAACTGCTTCTGTGTGGATATGGGCACCAACACCTGCGACACCTATGACGCTTATGTCAAGGCGGACGAAGACTTTGTATTGGTTGACAGCGGCTGGGAAGAGCTGAACGAAAGGCTGGAGAATAAATCCAAGGCGGTTTCAGTTGCGCCGGAGTTTGCCATGGAAAATCCTGTGCATGTTAAAATCTCGGAAGACATTGATTTGAAGCAGGTGCTGGGCCTGCCGATGTGGGAAGAATACAACAGCCGCTGTATTGCGTGCGGCCGCTGTAATTTTGTCTGCCCAACCTGTACCTGCTTTACCATGCAGGATATTTTCTACCAGGAAAACGGGTGGGTCGGTGAACGCCGCCGCGTCTGGGCTTCCTGCCATGTCGATGGCTATACCGAGATGGCCGGCGGGCACTGCTTCAGAAACAGCAAGGCAGAACGGATGCGCTTTAAGGTCATGCATAAGGTGAACGATTATAAAAAACGGTTTGGCGAGCATATGTGTGTTGGCTGCGGACGCTGTGATGATATCTGCCCGGAATATATTTCTTTTTCAAACTGTATTAACAGGCTGAACGATGCTGTAAAAGAAAAGGAGGCCCAAAATGAAGAATGAGTATGTCCCGTTTTTATCGGAAATTGTAGAAGTGATTAAACACACCGAAATCGAGTATACCTTTCGGATGCGCTATACTGGCGAGGTAAAGCCCGGACAGTTTTTTGAAGTATCCCTGCCCAAATTTGGCGAAGCGCCTATTTCAGTCAGCGGTATTGGGGAAGACACAGTGGATCTGACCATCCGCAAGGTTGGGAAGGTCACGGGCGAGATTTTCAAAAATTATGTGGGCGCAAAGCTTTTTTTAAGAGGCCCCTATGGCAACGGCTTTGACCTTGATGAATACCGCGGCAAGGACATTATCGTGATCGCAGGCGGTACAGGTCTTTCACCGGTGCGTGGTGTGGTTGATTATTTTGCCGCACACCCAGACAAAGCGGCTTCGGTCACGCTGATCGCGGGCTTTAAGACGCCGTCGGATGTGCTCTTTAAGGATGATATTGAACGCTGGAAAAAGACCATTAATGTTGTGCTGACCGTCGACTGTGACAGCGACGATTATGTATGTAATGTGGGCCTTGTCACGGAATACATCCCGGGCCTTGTTCTTGGCGATAAGGATAATCTGGCGGTTATCGCCGTAGGGCCGCCAATCATGATGAAATTTACGGTGGCGGAATTCCTGAAGCGGGAGGTACCTGAGGATAAGATCTGGATATCCCAGGAGCGCAAAATGTGCTGCGGTTTGGGAAAATGCGGACACTGTAAGATTGACGCCACCTATGTTTGTCTGGATGGTCCGGTTTTTAATTACAGCTTTGGCAAAAATCTGGTGGATTAGGAGGCTTTCATGGATATTAATACAAAAAAACTTAAAAAGAACGCTTTTCGTGTATCAAAGCACCGCGGTGAAACCGCATCACGCGTGCGTGTGCCCGGCGGCTACCTGAACGCCGAGCTTCTATCGCAGATTCAGGAGATTGCACAAACCTACGGTAATGGCACTGTCCATCTGACCACGCGTCAGGGCTTTGAAATTCCAGGTATCGACCTGAAAAACATGGATCAGGTCAACACTCTGCTCCAGCCTATTATTGAAAAGCTGGATATCAACCAGACCGACCCGGGAACGGGCTATCCCGCTTCTGGCACCCGCAACGTATCGGCCTGTATTGGGAATAATGTGTGCCCATACGCCTGTTACAATACGACAAATTTTGCCAAAAAGATCGAAAAAGCCATTTTCCCAAATGATCTGCATTTTAAGGTTGCCCTGACCGGCTGTCCAAATGACTGCATGAAGGTCCGTATGCATGACTTTGGGATTATAGGCATGACTGAGCCGCAGTACAACAAGGACAAATGTGTATCCTGTAATGCCTGTGTCAAGGCATGCACCAAAAAATCCACGGGCGCTCTGCGCATGGAAAACTATAAGATCGTCCGTGACGAGAGCAAATGTATCGGCTGTGGTGAATGTGTGCTGGCCTGCCCGGTAGGCGCGTGGCGCAGAAGTGAAAAGAAGTATTACCGCCTGACCATTATGGGCCGTACCGGCAAGAAAAATCCCCGTCTGGGTGAGGATTTCATTATCTGGGCTGATGAGGAAAGCATTATCAAAATTATTCTCAATACCTATGACTATGTGAAGGAATACATTGACCTGGACGCGCCGGGCGGAAAGGAGCACATCGGCTATATCATTGACCGTACCGGCTTTGAGGAGTGGAAAAAGTGGGCCTTTAAGGATGTCGAGCTTCCGGAAAAGGCAGTGGTGCGTGACCGCGTATATTGGAGTGGTGTAAAATATGCCATCGACAATACAAAATAAACTAAAGCATGAGTGGGATACGTTGTTTCGACGTATCTCCTTTTTATTGCTTTGAAGGCGGCTGTTTTGGGTATAACTTTCTCTAGTTTAATGAAAGTTGTATTTTGCAATGAAAGGAGCAGACAATGCAAGCTAAAACAGCAACCAATCCAAAGCCTTTGCATTTTGGGCTGATCATGGTCATTTATCTGTGCGGTATTTTTATGGGCGCCATTGATACCAGCGTGGTGACCCCGGCGCGGACGGTTATTCAGAACGGTCTGGGCGTTGGCGATCAGACGGGCATTTGGATGATCACCATTTATACGCTGGCTTATGCCTCCAGTATCCCCATTATGGGTAAACTGGCGGACCGGCTGGGCCGTAAAACCATCTATCTCATCTGTATTATTTTATTCGGAACAGGCTCCCTGCTGGCAGGGCTGTCACAGTATATCGGCCATTTTGGATTCTTTTTAATGGCGAGGGCCATTCAGGCCATCGGCGGCGGCGGCATTATGCCAATCGCTTCAGCTGAGTTTGGGACGACCTTTCCCGAGAATAAGCGCGGCATGGCTCTGGGCATGGTCGGCGGGGTCTACGGCATCGCCACGGTTGTCGGCGGTTCGCTCGGCAGCGCTATTTTAGGCGCCTTTGGCCTTCAGAACTGGGGCTTTATCTTTTTTATCAATATTCCCATCTCACTTTTTATCATTATCTGTGGTTTTATTTTTCTGCCTAATACCAAGATTGACGATGTAAAACCGATTGACAAGTGGGGCACTTTGTTTTTGGTGTTGATGATCCTGTCCCTGCTGTACGGGCTGCGCAATATTGATTTCTTTGACTTTATCAAATCCTTTACCAGCACGAATGTCTATCCATTCCTGATTATCTTTATTGTGCTGCTGCCCTTTTTCATTTTTGCTGAAAAGAAGGCGGCTGACCCGATTTTGAACCTCGACTATTTCAGGGAAGCCCCCATTGTCATCACGCTGATCATTTCCTTTATCACGGGTGTTATTATGATGGGGATGGTCTTTGTACCGCAGTTTGCTGAAAACGCGCTGCGCATGCAGCAGGGGAGCGGCGGATATTTTGTCATGATCCTTGGGATTTTCGCAGGAGTCGGCGCGCCGGTTTCCGGACGTCTCATTGACCGATACGGACCAAAGCTGATTATGGGCGCGGGATTTTTACTCTCCATCATCGGCTCGTTGTTCCTGGTGCTTATCACCACCAGCTATCCAAACCTGCTCACGGTCGCTGTCTGTCTGATTCTCATTGGCCTGGGCATGGGCTTTACCATGGGAACACCGCTCAACTACATGATGCTTGACAATACAAAAAAAGCCGATTCCAACTCGGCGCTGGCCACCCTGTCCCTGATCCGTTCGGTGGGCACCGCCATCGCCCCGGCAGTCATGGTCGGCTTCATCGCCCATGCGGGTATAACCGCAGAGTCAAACATCAACGCACAGCTGCCAAAGGAACTGGTGCTGCCGCCGCTGCCCTATGTTGAGCAGTTAGACGATGAAACCACAGCGCTGAAGGATTCTGATTTTGGGAAAACCTATCTTTCATCGGTTCAATTTCCAGATTTTCAGGCCATGGAAAAAATCTCACTCAATGCCCACGGCGGTACCGGTGAGATGAAGCTGCCCGCAAATCTGACTAAAGAGCTTTCTGACGCCGATGTCACGAATATTGATCAGGCTGTGGATAATATGACAGCCTATCTGGCAGACACCATGAAGCCCATGGTCATCGAAAAAGCTGAAGCAGGTGTGCAGAGCGGTATTGACGGTCTTTCCAGGCTGACAGCCTCGCCGGATGTTCCGGCTCAGGCAGCCCAGGGAGCCGGTACGATGGTATCGCAGATGACAGAATTGAAAAACGCACTTCCAAATGCAATAAACCAGGGCTTCCAGAACTATCTGGATGAGGTAAAGGCCATGGGGCCTGAGATTCAGACCATCTATCAGAAAACCATGGAAACTGGTTTTAAGCAGGTTTATATGACCACGGCCATCGCCTCTGTCTTTGCCCTTGCGGTGCTGTTATTTTACAAGGATAAGCATGAACGTGTAAAGAAAGAAAAGAAAAAAGGATAAGAGCATAAAAATTCAGAGCCTGCGTTTTATCACTTAAAACGCAGGCTCCTTTGCCGTCTGATGAGCAGTATAGGCAAGCTTTTGATTCATCTTCCGCCTCAGATAGGCGTAACAGCCAATCAGCGCGGCAAGGGTGATGACCCAGGTGATGGGGTAGGAGTAGTAAATGACCGAGGGCGAATGAAACTGCGGTATCTGAAAGACCGTAGCGATCCATAAAAGCCGCAGGCCACAGGCCCCGATAAGGCTGATAATCATGGGGACGACTGAGTAGCCGATCCCCCTCAGCGCGCCCACCATGACATCCATCATCCCGCAGATGGCATAGGCAGTGCCGATGACCAGAAGGCGCTGCATACCGGCCTGAATAACCTCAGGGTTGGAGGAGTAGATGCGAAGCAGGCTGTTGCCAAAGAATACGGCCAGATTTCCGAGAACAAGCCCGACCACCAGCACACACGCCTCGCCGGTGACCACAATGCGGTCAAGGCGCTTGTACTGGCCGGCCCCCAGATTTTGACTGGTGAAGGAGATAGTTGCCTGGTGCAGAGCGTTCATGGCAATGTAGATAAAGCCCTCAATATTGGCCGATGCCGAATTGCCCGCGACCACCACAGGCCCGAACAGGTTGATGGAGGATTGGATAACCACGTTGGAGAGGGAAAAGATGACCCCCTGAAATCCGGCCGGCAGGCCGATCTGTAAAATCTTGATGAAGCTGCTTCGGTCGATGCGCAGCTTTTTGGGTATCAGGCGGATACCGCTCTGCTCATGCATGAGGCAGCGGATCACCAGTGTCGCCGCGATACACTCAGCAATGGCTGTCGCCACGGCTACACCCGCAACGTCCATTTTGAGCCCAATGACAAAGATAAGATTCAGGACAACATTGACGACCCCGGCGCCCATCAGGTAATATAGCGGCCGTTTGGTATCCCCGACAGCCCGCAGAATGGCCGCGCCGAAATTGTAGAGCATGGTGCCTGTCATGCCGATAAAGTAAATGCGCAGATAGAGCACGGCCAGATCCAGAACCTCTGCCGGGGTCTGCATCCAGATCAGAATCTGCTTTGCGCCGAATATCCCAAGAAAGGTCAGGATCACGCCGCTTCCAATGCTGAGCACAATGGCAGTATGAACTGTTTTGGACAGCTGGCTCTGCTGTCCGGCGCCATAATAGCGTGCAACCAGTACGTTTGCCCCGATGGACATTCCCAGAAAAAGATTGGTCAGCAGATTGATGAGCGAGGTGTTCGCGCCTACCGCGGCCAGCGAATTGCTGCCGGCAAACTGACCAACCACCACGATATCCGCGGCGTTAAAAAGCAGCTGCAGTACCCCGGAGCACATTAAAGGGACGGCAAAAATCAGCATCTTTTTCAGGATAGAACCGCTGCACATATCCATTTCATATTTTTGGGCTTTTTCTTTTTTCTTTTCCATTGTTTCCTAAAACCTCTTTTAATAACTTTTTTCCTGACAGATGTTTCACAAAATGTCAAACACCACAATTTATAAGCATACCGATTCCAAAGCGTAATGTCAAGAGGCGCAGTGCGGTTAGATTTCCAGAGAATAAATAAAAGCTTGACATCCCAGCCGGTTTCCTCTAAGATGTAACCATAATAGTTACTGGAAAAGCAAAGGAAACCAGGTACCAGGACGCCAGGATCATCCGCTTACCACGGCGGAAAAGGGAAATGCGCTGACCACCGCGGATTTAGCGTGAGAGCGCAGGCCTGGCAGTAAAGAAAAGCATTGCAGGTGACAAAATGAGAATCAATACACGTTTTCCGATGGCCGTACATGCGTTGTCGGTAATTGCCCTTAACAAGGAGGAGGACAGGCCAAGCACATCTGAGCTGATTGCCAAAAGTGTCGGAACAAATCCAGTGGTGATCAGACGCCTGATCTCTCAGCTCAAAAGCGCAGGACTTGTAACGACACAGCCCGGAGTAGCGGGAACAGGGCTGACCAAAAAGCCTGAGACGATCACACTTTTAGAAATTTACCGTGCGGTTCAGACCAGTGAGGATAAGCTGCTTTTTGACCTGCATCCCAATCCTTCACAGAAATGCTGGATTGGAAAAAATATTCATTCGGCATTGTCGGGGCCTCTGGAGGAGGCGCAAACTGCCCTGGAGAAGACCTTGAGCGGGTATACCCTCGCGGCGATTGCGGGTGAGATTTTGAAAAAGACACAGTCCTAGAATGTCTTTTTTTACCCTGGCATGTAACTGATAAGGTTACAAGATAGTGAGATAATGTAAAATATAATATATTAAGGGGAAAAGATGAAAGAGCAAAATTATCCAGAGGTTTTTGAGCACTACAGAAAGGAATTTCTGAAAATTGACCAGGAGGAAACAGCCGGACGGCTGGGCCTCACGATCACTGGTAGGGACATTGAAGTGCCCTGGTTTAACGAGAGGGTTCGTATCGACCGGCAGAGTGGTGAGATTACTACGCCAGAGGGCTTTGACGTTAACGTGAAGGAAAAGCTGCTGATCATGCATCATCTGTGCTTTAGCAAAGCGGAGGCCCAGCATAGCGGGAAATGGTGTACGATCCGAGAGCTGAAGGAGGCATCTCTTTTAGAGCAAAGCTGCCAGAAGCAGGCAGCCCGTCCGGTAGAGGCAGCCTTCTCCGGTAAGCTGGACGCCTTTCGTCAGGCCTGTGAGAAGTTAGGTGGAAAGCCGGAAAGCAAGGGTGACGCGGCCTATATTATACCTGTTCTGCCAGCAATCTCGCTCAAATATGTTTTTTATGATGCCGATGAGGAATTCCCTGCAGCCTGTACCATTTTGTTTGAATCCACCATTGAGGACTGGACACATCCTGAGGATGTCAGCGTGCTGGCAGCCATTGCGACAGAACGGCTGATCCGCTGTCTGAAGCAAGACAGCCAGGAAGATGTGATTGAGAAAAAAGTAAAGATCACGATTTTATATGTCAGTGAAACCGAAAAAACAGCGACTGTTGCCCAGTATATCGAACAGGGAATGGTAACAGTAAGCCCAGAAATTGAAATCCGACGGATGGATATGACCGACAGGTCGACCTATGACATCCGCTTTTTGCAGGAAAGCGATGCGGTGGTGTTTGGTTCGCCTGTCTATTTTGGAAATATGCAGTGGAAAATGAAGCAGTGGTTTGATACCAGTATCCGTATCAAGCTGGATGGAAAGCTGGGCGGCGCCTTTGCCACAGAGCAGAGTGTTTCCGGCGGCGCTGAGATGGCGGTTTTAACGATGTTGCAGCATATGCTGGTTAAAAATATGCTTGTCTATGCGCCCAAAAGTGTTCACTTCGGGCCAGTAGCGGTTGGCAGTGCGCTCGAAAGCTATGAAAAAGCTTTTTCTTTATATGGCAAACAGTTTGCCCAGAAAGCAGTCGAGCTGTTTGGCAGAAGCTGAGTGACAGCGCTTGTGTCTGGAATATAAGACCGGCCGGAAGGATTACCCTTCCGGCCGGTCCGCTTTTTATGGAGAATATGGGTGTTCGTTTATGGATGAACCGGAATTTCCACACCGCCGATATCAATGGATGTGATGCTTTCAAGCGGAAGAATTTCGTCGAATACACCGCTGCGGACACAGACCGTCTTACCGTCCCGGGTGTGCATACTGCCGCCACCATCAGACAGGTCGAGCACAGAGCCGTCAGCCAGATGAATGGAGGGGGAGGTATTAAATCTGGCCCATTCCTGTTCATGCTGATCCGGAGACTGCCCGTCCGGGGCAGCTTCAAAGGATGACGGGTCATTGAGTGTATACTCAAAGCGGTAGCCGAGCGGGGATACCATGACTGAATCAATGGTTCCGGTCATGCCGTTTAATGTCAGCGTCTGACCGGCCTGCGGGGTTGCCGAGAGGGTTTCAAAGTTCAGCTCAAACTTCAGGTTCCAGGTGCCCTCAGCGATCAGGCGGTAACCGCTGCTGCCGTCCGCCGTATTTTCGGAAGCAGTGAGATTACTGAACTGAACTTTAACGGTTCTGCCCGGCTTAATAAGGTCGTTATAGGACAATTTTTCAACGTATTGAATGGTATGGTCATTCGGATTAACATCATAAAAATAGGATCCGCCATGTGCATCGCTAAACAGGCCTAGGTTCGTGCTGGCCTGGTCGAAAAAGGCGTCCAGCCTGCCATCGGATCTCTCCAGAGGATCAATGTCAAAGGACTCTCCATCGTCTCGGGCAATCGAGTAGGTGATCGCAAAATTATAGCCATCGCTCATGATCGCGTCCGCGGTGATGGTGACGCCGTTGTCCGTATCGGATGCACCGATGGGACGGCCGAGCTTATCGATAATCTCGGTGTTTGCAGTCGGGCCAAAGACACCGCGAAGCGCCTCACCGGCATCCAGGACACCATAGGTGTTGACGCCGACAAACAGGACCAGGGCCGCGGCAAGGCCAGCTGCAGCCAGCTTTGGAAAGCGGTGCGCACGCTGCTTTTTTTGCCTGGCAGGGAGCTGCTCTTTTGTATTTATCAGTTTTTCTGTTATGCGTTTCTTTGCTTCCTGTGAAAAATGAAGCGCCTGCAAAGTGTCGTTATACTCTTTTTCATGTTCAAATGGTTTTTTCACAATACTCGCCTCCTAATAGCGTTCGCAATTTTTTTCGGCCCCGGCTCAGATGTGCGTTGACAGCAGCAATGCTCCGGCCGAGCATTTTTCCGATTTCCTTTGTGGTGTAGCCTTCAAAATAGTAGAGATAAATGGCTTCTCGGTATTTCACCGGCAGAGCCATCACCGCGTCCAGGACATCGCTTTCGGGCGCCGGCGGTGCGGGCAGCTCGGCGACAGCCTCCAGACAGACTGTGTGGCGGTACTGGAGCCTGCGTAGATGGTCTTTGCAGGTATTGGCAGTCACCCGGATGATCCATGCCCGTTCGTGCTCTGCGCTCTCAAAGACTTTTCCGCTGGTCATAAATTTTAACAAAACGGTCTGGCAGATATCCTCCGCGTCCTGTGTTGATTTAAGATAAGTATAGCTGAGACGGAGGATCAGGTCGGAATAGGCTTGTACAATCCGCTCAGCCTCGTCATTTTCAAATGCTTTCATGGGTTTCTCAACTCCTTCATAAGGGCCTGGCTGGCCTGCTTCAGTAACGTTACTTACCTATAATACGATTATAATGCCCAAATTCTGACAAAGCGACAAAAAATTTTGGTGTTTTTATATTTTTCTGAAGCCCTTGCTTACAATCAAAACAAAAAAGCCAGTAGAAATGAAATAGCGCCTGGAAAAGATAACGCAAAAAAATAAAAGCGATAAAGGGAAGCCGATGGCGTCCCCTTTATCGCTCATAAGGAAATCCAGAAATCATCCGAAAAAATATTCAGTTTGCTGTAATCAATTTTTCTCGCGGTATTTTCAATTTTTGGGCGCGCTTTTTCGATGCTGGCGGGATCTAGGGCAAGATAGGATTTCATCAGATTTAAAAGAATTTCAATGAGACGCTCAAAACCAAGATTAAGCCCCTCCTTATCCGCCAGACGCAAAACAGCGTTCTGTGAAGCGATGAAAATGGTGATGTCGATCAGCGGCTGGTCCTCCGGAGTGGGGGTATCCTTTAGCGAAGGAAAAAGCGTTTTACAGTAGTCATTGTAAAGGATATCGACCACGGTGTCCTCAGACTGAAGAATGAGATCTTTAAAACGCCGGTTATAGTAAAGGGAAAAAAACTGCACGTAGAAATATGCCAGAAGCAGATCCATTTTAGAAAGGCTGGGGTCAGTATCAAGAACCTGGGCGTTCAGATTTTGGTAATAGATACGAACCAGAATGTGCAGAATGTCTTCTTTGTTTTTAAAGTGATAAAAAAGCACAGACTGCGAAATTTGAGATTTCTCGGCAATCTGACGCGTTGTTGTATTTTGGTAACCCTGTGTATAAAATAAATGCTTTGCGGTGTTTAAAATATGCTCTTTTGTTTTTTGACTTTTTTTCATAAATATGGCCTCCCAACAGATTATACCACGTTAATTCTTAAATGGCTACTGGATTATATAGATCATGATCAAAAAAAGATTGACTTCATAGATCATGATCTATATAATAGCAATTAAGAAATACAAACGTTTTAAGGAGGAAAGCTAATGGATAATTTAAAATTGTACGATGAACGGGTAAAACGTATGGGAAGAGCCATCCGGCATGAAGAAAATGACCGGGTGCCGATTTTTGGACTGGTTGACAACTGGGCGCTTTCTTATTACGGAACGACCCTCAGTGAGGCTAAAGAGAATATTGAAATTGAGTACGCGGCATACTCCAAGGCATTGACCGATTTTCAGTACGATATGGGCGCGTTCCAGGGTATTACCTTTCCCCTGAAATTTGCAGAATCACTGGGCGGCGGTATTTACAGCAATAACACAGAAACCATCCAGATCGCTACAAGTAAATCGGAGATCATGAGCGCAGATGAATATCCAGAGTTTATCAAGGATCCGATGGCGTTTATCGTCAATAAGATTTTACCGCGAAAATGCGGAATTTTTCAGGACGGCACCGTTGAGGAAAAGTTCTCCAGATTGATGAATACAATCAATGAGTTTAGTAATTTTGGGCAGAGCAGACAGGCTCTTTCAGAACGCTATAAGGCTGACCACGGTCTTCCTGTTTGCACCGCGGCTGTTCCCTTTATGCCCGGAGACCTGTTCTTAGACTATATGAGGGATTTCAAGGGCACAATGATGGACGTAAGAAGAAATTCTGACGCGCTGGCAGAAGCCTGCATGAAGCTGGTTCAATATGATATTATGGCCACCTACGCAGTACTGCCGCAGCCCGCAGAGGACCGGTACCTCGGCGTGTTCCTGCATTTGCCGCCATATCTCAAGCCAAAGGATTTCGAAAAAGTCTACTGGCCCTCCTTTAAGGCTTATGTTGAGCATTTTGCGGGTCAGGGCTATAAATTTATGATCCTGTTCGAGAAAAACTGGGAACACTTGTATGAATATCTGACAGAATTGCCTAAAAACTGTATTCTGGGGCTTTTTGAGGAGGACGATCTCCGAAAGGCCAAGAAAGTTTTTGGCGATACCATCTGTATTGGCGGCGGTATAAAGACGACAGACCTGCAGTATAAAACCAAGGAGCAGTGCATTGATATTGCAAAATCACTGATTGATGACCTGGCGCCCGGCGGCGGTTATGTTTTTGCCGCTGACAAGGTTATGCTTTCCGCCAATGATGGAAAACCAGAGAATTTAAAAGCAGTCACAGATTTTGTTCATGATTACGCGGTATACAAATAAAACGGTAGAAAGGAAAACTCAAAAATGAA contains:
- a CDS encoding SdpI family protein; this translates as MNLTPFTFLIPVLCTVFGGLFLWHPPKDIKGLYGYRTSRAMKNEDTWKFAHTVAGKIWLIMGLVMLMVLGLALLLFREQYAEVSLYIQISQDVLLILSFFSVEKALENTFDADGNRK
- the asrA gene encoding anaerobic sulfite reductase subunit AsrA codes for the protein MGYQIKTEDFDAVLKDLSQHYRIFAPRLYRGAGAFSDTDRVEYGEVGSVGDIEFDQKSDFSFKEVLFPQSEVLFYFTEDEVKTASEEPKGNIIFLRSCDLHAVRRFDEIYLKNGFEDIYYARLREKTKFVLMGCPQSFENCFCVDMGTNTCDTYDAYVKADEDFVLVDSGWEELNERLENKSKAVSVAPEFAMENPVHVKISEDIDLKQVLGLPMWEEYNSRCIACGRCNFVCPTCTCFTMQDIFYQENGWVGERRRVWASCHVDGYTEMAGGHCFRNSKAERMRFKVMHKVNDYKKRFGEHMCVGCGRCDDICPEYISFSNCINRLNDAVKEKEAQNEE
- the asrB gene encoding anaerobic sulfite reductase subunit AsrB produces the protein MKNEYVPFLSEIVEVIKHTEIEYTFRMRYTGEVKPGQFFEVSLPKFGEAPISVSGIGEDTVDLTIRKVGKVTGEIFKNYVGAKLFLRGPYGNGFDLDEYRGKDIIVIAGGTGLSPVRGVVDYFAAHPDKAASVTLIAGFKTPSDVLFKDDIERWKKTINVVLTVDCDSDDYVCNVGLVTEYIPGLVLGDKDNLAVIAVGPPIMMKFTVAEFLKREVPEDKIWISQERKMCCGLGKCGHCKIDATYVCLDGPVFNYSFGKNLVD
- the asrC gene encoding sulfite reductase subunit C gives rise to the protein MDINTKKLKKNAFRVSKHRGETASRVRVPGGYLNAELLSQIQEIAQTYGNGTVHLTTRQGFEIPGIDLKNMDQVNTLLQPIIEKLDINQTDPGTGYPASGTRNVSACIGNNVCPYACYNTTNFAKKIEKAIFPNDLHFKVALTGCPNDCMKVRMHDFGIIGMTEPQYNKDKCVSCNACVKACTKKSTGALRMENYKIVRDESKCIGCGECVLACPVGAWRRSEKKYYRLTIMGRTGKKNPRLGEDFIIWADEESIIKIILNTYDYVKEYIDLDAPGGKEHIGYIIDRTGFEEWKKWAFKDVELPEKAVVRDRVYWSGVKYAIDNTK
- a CDS encoding MFS transporter, with amino-acid sequence MQAKTATNPKPLHFGLIMVIYLCGIFMGAIDTSVVTPARTVIQNGLGVGDQTGIWMITIYTLAYASSIPIMGKLADRLGRKTIYLICIILFGTGSLLAGLSQYIGHFGFFLMARAIQAIGGGGIMPIASAEFGTTFPENKRGMALGMVGGVYGIATVVGGSLGSAILGAFGLQNWGFIFFINIPISLFIIICGFIFLPNTKIDDVKPIDKWGTLFLVLMILSLLYGLRNIDFFDFIKSFTSTNVYPFLIIFIVLLPFFIFAEKKAADPILNLDYFREAPIVITLIISFITGVIMMGMVFVPQFAENALRMQQGSGGYFVMILGIFAGVGAPVSGRLIDRYGPKLIMGAGFLLSIIGSLFLVLITTSYPNLLTVAVCLILIGLGMGFTMGTPLNYMMLDNTKKADSNSALATLSLIRSVGTAIAPAVMVGFIAHAGITAESNINAQLPKELVLPPLPYVEQLDDETTALKDSDFGKTYLSSVQFPDFQAMEKISLNAHGGTGEMKLPANLTKELSDADVTNIDQAVDNMTAYLADTMKPMVIEKAEAGVQSGIDGLSRLTASPDVPAQAAQGAGTMVSQMTELKNALPNAINQGFQNYLDEVKAMGPEIQTIYQKTMETGFKQVYMTTAIASVFALAVLLFYKDKHERVKKEKKKG
- a CDS encoding MATE family efflux transporter; the encoded protein is MEKKKEKAQKYEMDMCSGSILKKMLIFAVPLMCSGVLQLLFNAADIVVVGQFAGSNSLAAVGANTSLINLLTNLFLGMSIGANVLVARYYGAGQQSQLSKTVHTAIVLSIGSGVILTFLGIFGAKQILIWMQTPAEVLDLAVLYLRIYFIGMTGTMLYNFGAAILRAVGDTKRPLYYLMGAGVVNVVLNLIFVIGLKMDVAGVAVATAIAECIAATLVIRCLMHEQSGIRLIPKKLRIDRSSFIKILQIGLPAGFQGVIFSLSNVVIQSSINLFGPVVVAGNSASANIEGFIYIAMNALHQATISFTSQNLGAGQYKRLDRIVVTGEACVLVVGLVLGNLAVFFGNSLLRIYSSNPEVIQAGMQRLLVIGTAYAICGMMDVMVGALRGIGYSVVPMIISLIGACGLRLLWIATVFQIPQFHSPSVIYYSYPITWVITLAALIGCYAYLRRKMNQKLAYTAHQTAKEPAF
- a CDS encoding Rrf2 family transcriptional regulator — its product is MRINTRFPMAVHALSVIALNKEEDRPSTSELIAKSVGTNPVVIRRLISQLKSAGLVTTQPGVAGTGLTKKPETITLLEIYRAVQTSEDKLLFDLHPNPSQKCWIGKNIHSALSGPLEEAQTALEKTLSGYTLAAIAGEILKKTQS
- a CDS encoding DUF3786 domain-containing protein, whose protein sequence is MKEQNYPEVFEHYRKEFLKIDQEETAGRLGLTITGRDIEVPWFNERVRIDRQSGEITTPEGFDVNVKEKLLIMHHLCFSKAEAQHSGKWCTIRELKEASLLEQSCQKQAARPVEAAFSGKLDAFRQACEKLGGKPESKGDAAYIIPVLPAISLKYVFYDADEEFPAACTILFESTIEDWTHPEDVSVLAAIATERLIRCLKQDSQEDVIEKKVKITILYVSETEKTATVAQYIEQGMVTVSPEIEIRRMDMTDRSTYDIRFLQESDAVVFGSPVYFGNMQWKMKQWFDTSIRIKLDGKLGGAFATEQSVSGGAEMAVLTMLQHMLVKNMLVYAPKSVHFGPVAVGSALESYEKAFSLYGKQFAQKAVELFGRS